One window of Abyssibacter profundi genomic DNA carries:
- the ssb gene encoding single-stranded DNA-binding protein, translated as MARGVNKVILVGNLGADPETRRIPSSGAQVTNIRIATSETWRDKQSGEQKERTEWHAVVFFGRLAEIAAEYLRKGSQVYVEGSLRTRKWQGNDGQDRYTTEIVANEMQMLGGRGGSGGGGGGGNYGGGSGGGYGGGQGGGGGGYGGGNRSGGGNAPQPAPVDDFGDDDIPF; from the coding sequence ATGGCGCGCGGAGTCAACAAGGTCATTCTCGTCGGCAATCTCGGAGCCGACCCGGAAACACGGCGCATTCCGAGCAGCGGAGCCCAGGTCACCAACATCCGAATTGCGACCTCGGAAACCTGGCGCGATAAGCAGTCGGGCGAGCAGAAAGAGCGCACCGAGTGGCATGCCGTGGTCTTTTTCGGGCGTCTGGCGGAGATTGCTGCCGAATATCTGCGCAAGGGTTCGCAGGTGTATGTCGAGGGCTCGCTGCGCACACGTAAGTGGCAGGGCAACGACGGTCAGGATCGCTACACCACGGAAATTGTCGCCAACGAGATGCAAATGCTCGGCGGTCGCGGCGGCTCGGGCGGCGGCGGTGGTGGAGGCAACTATGGCGGCGGATCCGGTGGCGGCTATGGCGGTGGCCAGGGCGGCGGTGGCGGCGGCTATGGCGGTGGCAACCGTTCGGGTGGTGGCAATGCCCCGCAGCCTGCGCCGGTCGATGACTTCGGCGACGACGACATTCCGTTCTAA
- a CDS encoding DUF2804 domain-containing protein, producing MTQPPPMHSLLDANGRPALGVFEQTPDRVDWRDADYCSPLGRRHGRLRRRLAYKQFEYFGIVAPDLFAGCALADLGWVGAAFMYVYVPSTGAMESISIRRPLGRGLHLTHQPVTGHSHLHCRRATAHLRYSAAGRALQVETRSGLEIDASFAEGPDHCQPMSLCTQTARNGWVYARKIAGTRVYGQVTGAGVTRDLGEIGAFAHHDYSAGFMRRETFWNWACFSAQVGERRLGLNVSCGVNETSFSENCLWLDGARIAVGPTHFDFRRDDLTAAWTVRSACGTLDLQFVPCGRHTERLNAGLIASDFRQDFGFFSGRLQPPGHDAIEITQVPGFCEDQFARW from the coding sequence ATGACGCAACCCCCGCCCATGCACTCATTGCTGGATGCCAACGGCCGCCCTGCCCTGGGCGTGTTCGAGCAGACACCCGACCGCGTTGACTGGCGCGACGCCGACTACTGCAGCCCGCTTGGCCGACGCCACGGCCGGCTGAGACGGCGACTGGCCTATAAGCAGTTCGAGTACTTCGGCATCGTGGCCCCAGACCTGTTCGCCGGCTGTGCCCTGGCCGACCTGGGCTGGGTGGGCGCGGCGTTCATGTATGTCTATGTACCATCGACCGGCGCCATGGAGTCCATCAGCATCCGCCGCCCGCTGGGGCGCGGCCTGCATCTAACCCACCAGCCTGTCACCGGCCACAGCCATTTGCACTGCCGCCGCGCAACAGCCCATTTGCGATATTCCGCCGCCGGTCGCGCGTTACAGGTGGAGACGCGGTCCGGGCTGGAGATCGATGCCAGCTTTGCCGAGGGCCCGGACCATTGCCAGCCGATGTCGCTTTGCACGCAGACGGCGCGCAACGGCTGGGTGTATGCCCGCAAGATTGCGGGCACGCGGGTCTACGGCCAGGTCACGGGCGCCGGTGTCACGCGTGACCTGGGGGAAATCGGGGCCTTTGCCCACCATGATTACTCCGCCGGCTTTATGCGACGGGAAACCTTTTGGAACTGGGCCTGTTTTTCCGCCCAGGTGGGCGAACGCCGCCTGGGCCTCAACGTCTCCTGCGGGGTCAACGAAACCAGTTTTTCGGAAAACTGCCTGTGGCTCGACGGGGCACGCATTGCCGTCGGCCCGACGCATTTCGACTTCCGCCGCGACGACCTCACCGCTGCGTGGACGGTCCGCAGTGCTTGCGGCACCCTGGATCTGCAGTTTGTCCCCTGCGGTCGCCACACCGAACGGCTGAACGCGGGACTCATCGCCAGTGATTTTCGCCAGGACTTCGGCTTTTTCTCCGGCCGCCTGCAGCCGCCCGGCCACGACGCCATCGAGATCACGCAGGTCCCGGGATTCTGCGAAGACCAGTTCGCTCGCTGGTAG
- the ybeY gene encoding rRNA maturation RNase YbeY: MSLDQVDWAVQRLCDDALTPSDEDFARWLAAVDAAVPLSGELTLRLVDSEESQTLNHQWRGKPRPTNVLSFGYGDMPELLGDLVFCVPLVADEAQAQAKPCLDHWAHLTIHGLLHLSGYDHELSSEAEIMEAQEIAILATLNISNPYETPHAA; encoded by the coding sequence ATGAGTCTGGACCAGGTCGACTGGGCCGTGCAGCGGCTGTGCGACGACGCGCTGACGCCCAGCGATGAGGATTTTGCGCGCTGGCTGGCGGCCGTGGATGCTGCCGTGCCGCTGTCCGGAGAGCTGACGCTACGCCTGGTCGACAGCGAGGAAAGCCAGACACTGAATCACCAGTGGCGTGGTAAGCCACGCCCCACCAACGTGCTGTCCTTTGGCTATGGCGACATGCCCGAGCTGCTGGGCGACCTGGTCTTCTGCGTGCCGCTGGTGGCCGACGAGGCCCAGGCGCAAGCCAAGCCCTGCCTAGACCACTGGGCCCATCTGACCATCCACGGCCTACTGCATCTGTCCGGCTATGACCACGAGTTGTCATCCGAGGCAGAGATCATGGAGGCTCAGGAAATCGCCATTCTGGCGACGCTGAACATATCCAACCCCTACGAGACACCACACGCCGCATGA
- the lnt gene encoding apolipoprotein N-acyltransferase, which produces MIWRLLAALALGGGATLGFAPFGWWPLTVLAVVAWLLLLRDRSTARVALLAFAFGLGHFVSGIYWVFYSTVYYGNAAPWMGAMLVVLLAGVLALFPTVLLALARWLVPTASRLWPVAVALGWLASELIRGTVLEGFPWLSTGYAFIDTPLRGLAAVAGVHGISAVLWLGCASLVALLQPPHWRGHAVIGLAALVIAVAWPRPSSWTQDDGPPLDVALIQGNVAQADKWRPGQAPIIARRYEQQTDAVLGADLIVWPEVAVPYTYPQIRDGYLARIGERAAAAGSAVVVGTLIPNDDRTQMLNSVVGIGATQGTYLKRHLVPFGEVFPLPDFMRPLLDVVDLKFANLDTGPAGQAHFPVGHTQASISICFEDVFGDEIAREGRGSGLLINVTNDAWFHRSTAAPQHLQIARMRAAETGRPLLKVAQTGLTAMIGPDGEVQRQLPWFELATLRGSVQPVAGHTPYMRWDDRPLWWGCLLGALLLLGWRRYGQRAGS; this is translated from the coding sequence ATGATCTGGCGACTGCTGGCTGCCCTGGCCCTCGGCGGCGGGGCAACGTTGGGATTTGCCCCGTTCGGCTGGTGGCCGCTGACGGTCCTGGCCGTGGTGGCGTGGCTGCTGTTGCTGCGCGATCGGTCCACAGCGCGGGTTGCGCTGCTGGCCTTTGCCTTTGGTTTGGGGCACTTCGTCTCGGGAATCTATTGGGTCTTTTACTCCACCGTCTATTACGGCAACGCGGCGCCTTGGATGGGCGCGATGCTGGTGGTGCTGCTGGCCGGCGTACTGGCGCTGTTTCCGACGGTGCTGCTTGCGCTGGCGCGGTGGCTGGTGCCCACGGCCTCGCGGTTGTGGCCGGTGGCTGTTGCGTTGGGCTGGCTGGCCTCTGAGCTGATTCGCGGCACGGTATTGGAAGGCTTTCCCTGGCTGTCCACGGGGTACGCGTTTATCGACACGCCGTTACGCGGCTTGGCGGCCGTGGCCGGGGTGCATGGCATCAGTGCCGTGCTGTGGCTGGGTTGTGCGAGCCTGGTTGCGCTGCTGCAGCCACCGCATTGGCGCGGTCACGCGGTGATCGGGCTTGCAGCGCTTGTGATCGCAGTGGCGTGGCCCCGGCCCTCCAGCTGGACCCAGGACGACGGCCCGCCGCTGGATGTGGCACTGATTCAGGGCAACGTGGCTCAGGCCGATAAGTGGCGGCCCGGGCAGGCCCCCATCATTGCCCGCCGCTACGAGCAACAAACCGATGCGGTGCTGGGTGCCGATTTGATTGTCTGGCCCGAAGTCGCGGTGCCGTACACCTATCCACAGATCCGCGACGGCTATCTGGCGCGGATTGGTGAGCGCGCGGCGGCCGCCGGCTCGGCGGTGGTCGTGGGCACGTTGATTCCCAACGACGATCGCACGCAGATGCTCAACAGCGTGGTCGGTATTGGCGCCACGCAGGGCACCTACCTCAAACGCCACCTCGTACCGTTCGGCGAGGTGTTCCCGCTGCCGGATTTCATGCGCCCGCTCCTCGATGTGGTGGATTTGAAGTTTGCCAACCTGGACACGGGCCCGGCCGGACAGGCGCATTTTCCGGTCGGGCATACCCAGGCTTCGATCTCGATTTGTTTCGAGGATGTCTTTGGCGACGAGATTGCGCGCGAGGGCCGGGGCTCGGGGCTGCTAATCAATGTGACCAACGATGCCTGGTTCCATCGCTCGACCGCCGCGCCGCAGCACCTGCAGATTGCCCGCATGCGTGCGGCCGAAACCGGCCGGCCGCTGCTCAAGGTGGCACAAACCGGGTTGACGGCGATGATCGGTCCGGATGGCGAGGTGCAGCGTCAGCTGCCGTGGTTTGAACTGGCGACGCTGCGCGGATCAGTGCAGCCGGTGGCCGGACACACGCCGTACATGCGCTGGGATGATCGGCCGCTGTGGTGGGGCTGCCTGTTGGGCGCGTTGCTACTGCTGGGCTGGCGGCGTTACGGGCAGCGGGCCGGTTCCTAG
- a CDS encoding HlyC/CorC family transporter — protein MNDSEPPSSTEQDSSDNWLRRLGRSLGGAPRNREDLLATLRQAESDELIDRDARWMIEGVLEVAETQVRDIMIPRGQMVVIEADADLHAVVNTVVESGHSRFPVIGESRDEVIGTLLAKDLLRYIRAAGLDSEAGFDVRSGMHPAVFVPESKRLNVLLKEFRSSRNHMAVVVDEYGGVAGLVTIEDVLEQIVGEIDDEYDEAEGAYILRQDDERYLVRALTPVEEFNRYFGSEFSDEEFDTVGGLVTHAFGRLPSRGESVSIDPFNFTVQRADSRRVQTLQVVLVDTAESED, from the coding sequence ATGAACGATTCGGAACCTCCCAGTTCGACCGAGCAGGATTCTTCAGACAACTGGCTGCGCCGGCTTGGCCGCAGCCTCGGTGGCGCCCCGCGCAACCGGGAAGACCTGCTCGCCACGCTTCGCCAGGCAGAAAGCGATGAACTGATTGATCGCGACGCCCGCTGGATGATTGAGGGCGTGCTCGAAGTCGCGGAGACGCAGGTCCGCGACATCATGATTCCGCGCGGGCAGATGGTCGTGATCGAGGCCGACGCCGATCTCCATGCGGTGGTTAACACCGTGGTGGAATCGGGGCATTCGCGTTTCCCCGTGATCGGCGAGAGCCGGGACGAGGTGATCGGAACCCTGCTCGCCAAGGATTTGCTGCGTTACATCCGGGCCGCTGGTTTGGACAGCGAGGCCGGGTTCGACGTGCGCAGTGGCATGCATCCGGCGGTGTTCGTGCCCGAGTCCAAGCGACTCAATGTCTTGCTGAAGGAATTCCGATCCAGCCGCAATCACATGGCGGTGGTGGTGGACGAGTACGGCGGCGTCGCCGGACTGGTCACCATCGAGGATGTGCTCGAGCAGATCGTCGGAGAGATCGACGACGAGTACGACGAAGCCGAGGGTGCCTACATTCTGCGCCAGGACGATGAGCGTTACCTGGTGCGGGCGCTGACACCGGTGGAGGAGTTCAACCGCTACTTCGGTTCGGAGTTCTCTGACGAGGAGTTCGATACGGTGGGTGGTCTGGTCACCCATGCGTTCGGGCGGCTGCCGTCGCGTGGGGAATCGGTGTCCATCGACCCGTTCAACTTCACGGTGCAGCGCGCCGACTCGCGTCGGGTGCAAACCCTGCAAGTGGTGCTGGTCGACACGGCGGAGAGCGAAGACTGA
- a CDS encoding low molecular weight protein-tyrosine-phosphatase — translation MFNRFLVVCTGNICRSPMGEYLLKERLADRPNAVVESAGVGALVGHPADPLALEIMQENGLDASGHRARQINQDMIAGSDLILVMDKGHMKWIHQNFPMSRGRVHLIGRWRDNAEVADPYRRPRAAFEQAWRDTAAAVDDWLTKV, via the coding sequence ATGTTCAATCGATTTCTTGTCGTCTGCACCGGCAATATCTGCCGGAGCCCCATGGGTGAATACCTGCTCAAAGAGCGGCTGGCCGATCGGCCCAATGCCGTTGTGGAGTCGGCGGGCGTCGGCGCGCTGGTCGGACATCCGGCCGATCCGCTGGCCCTGGAGATCATGCAGGAGAACGGTCTGGATGCCAGCGGCCACCGCGCGCGCCAGATTAATCAGGACATGATTGCCGGTTCGGATCTGATTCTGGTGATGGACAAGGGGCATATGAAGTGGATTCATCAGAATTTTCCGATGTCCCGCGGCCGTGTGCATCTGATCGGCCGCTGGCGCGACAATGCCGAGGTGGCCGATCCGTATCGCCGGCCCCGCGCGGCCTTTGAGCAGGCCTGGCGCGATACCGCCGCCGCGGTCGATGACTGGTTGACCAAGGTCTAA
- a CDS encoding PhoH family protein, protein MTAPTLRPRDVVLLPADNARLARLCGPVDAHLREIEQRLGVEVRNRGNRFQLVGEDEACDMAETVLRELHKRATGDLGTEDVHMALATVRAEFSERATGAATSAGEGRPVRARRVSIKGRTPNQRRYIENIRKNDLNFGIGPAGTGKTYLAVATAVEALETERVRRLVLVRPAVEAGERLGFLPGDLAQKIDPYLRPLYDALYEMLGHDRVARLSERGVIEMAPLAYMRGRTLNESFIILDEAQNTTVEQMKMFLTRIGFGSTAVVTGDTSQVDLPRGQRSGLRHAAELLKDVDGISFARFQAKDVVRHPLVQRIVDAYDREDA, encoded by the coding sequence GTGACTGCCCCGACGTTGCGCCCTCGCGATGTGGTGCTGCTGCCGGCCGACAATGCCCGGCTGGCCCGTCTTTGCGGGCCGGTCGACGCGCATCTGCGTGAAATCGAACAGCGCCTGGGCGTTGAGGTGCGCAATCGCGGCAACCGTTTTCAGCTGGTGGGCGAAGACGAGGCCTGCGACATGGCCGAAACGGTGCTCCGTGAGCTGCACAAGCGCGCCACGGGCGATTTGGGCACGGAAGATGTGCATATGGCCCTGGCGACGGTGCGCGCCGAATTCTCCGAGCGCGCAACCGGTGCGGCGACGTCTGCCGGCGAAGGACGCCCGGTACGGGCGCGGCGCGTGAGCATCAAGGGCCGGACGCCGAACCAGCGGCGGTACATCGAGAACATCCGCAAGAACGATCTGAATTTCGGGATCGGACCTGCCGGCACCGGCAAGACCTACCTGGCCGTGGCGACCGCGGTCGAGGCGCTGGAAACCGAGCGGGTGCGCCGGCTGGTGCTGGTGCGACCGGCGGTCGAAGCCGGCGAGCGGCTGGGTTTTCTGCCGGGCGACCTCGCCCAGAAGATCGACCCTTACCTGCGGCCCCTGTACGACGCACTGTACGAAATGCTCGGCCATGACCGTGTGGCGCGACTGTCAGAGCGCGGCGTCATCGAAATGGCGCCGCTGGCGTATATGCGTGGCCGCACGCTCAACGAGTCGTTCATCATCCTCGATGAGGCGCAGAACACCACCGTCGAGCAGATGAAGATGTTCCTGACCCGCATCGGCTTCGGCTCCACGGCCGTGGTGACAGGCGATACCTCGCAGGTCGATCTGCCCCGGGGCCAGCGGTCCGGTCTGCGGCATGCTGCCGAGCTGCTCAAGGACGTGGACGGCATCAGCTTTGCGCGATTCCAGGCCAAGGACGTTGTGCGCCATCCGTTGGTCCAGCGCATCGTCGACGCCTACGATCGGGAGGACGCATGA
- a CDS encoding MFS transporter translates to MNALERRAVGGLALVYWLRMLGLFMVLPVLAAYADDYAGATPMLVGLAVGIYGLTQALLQLPFGLASDRLGRLPVIIVGLGVFLLGSLLAASADSIEMLIAGRALQGAGAVAAAINALLADLTRPAVRTTAMAILGISIGMAFLIALMIGPVFTAWLGLAGVFHLAAGFALVSMLVLWLMVPRPQRREPTGLLTGLRAAFADRRLHPLYGGIFVLHAAMTAVFVAVPVLLSRRLGVDAADQWSVFAPAMLLSILPLPVLIWLAERKGHQASVVLGCIVLAAVALVGMTQVGSTGAMLLALCLYFSGFNLLEASMPSLVSQAAQADARGAALGMYSTSQFLGAFAGGALGGWIMGGWGLDAVLIVAGGLLAAWLVFAPRTPWRIPAAASGRTG, encoded by the coding sequence ATGAATGCACTTGAACGCCGCGCTGTCGGCGGTCTGGCGCTGGTCTACTGGCTACGCATGCTGGGCCTGTTCATGGTCTTGCCGGTGCTGGCGGCCTATGCCGACGACTACGCCGGGGCCACCCCGATGCTGGTCGGTCTGGCAGTGGGGATTTACGGACTAACTCAGGCCTTGCTGCAGTTGCCGTTCGGGCTGGCCTCGGATCGCCTGGGGCGCCTGCCGGTCATCATCGTGGGGCTTGGGGTCTTTCTGCTCGGCAGCTTGCTGGCGGCCTCGGCGGACTCCATCGAAATGCTGATCGCCGGTCGAGCCCTGCAGGGGGCCGGTGCGGTGGCTGCGGCCATTAACGCCCTGCTGGCTGACCTGACACGGCCCGCCGTGCGCACCACGGCCATGGCGATTCTGGGCATTTCCATTGGCATGGCCTTTTTGATTGCACTGATGATCGGGCCCGTCTTCACCGCCTGGCTCGGGCTGGCCGGGGTGTTTCATCTGGCGGCTGGGTTTGCCCTGGTCTCGATGCTGGTGCTGTGGCTGATGGTCCCGCGCCCGCAGCGGCGTGAGCCCACCGGTTTGCTCACAGGGTTGCGTGCGGCGTTTGCCGATCGCCGGCTGCATCCGCTTTACGGCGGAATTTTCGTGCTGCACGCGGCCATGACCGCCGTCTTTGTGGCCGTACCGGTGCTGCTCAGCCGACGGCTGGGCGTGGATGCGGCAGATCAGTGGTCGGTGTTTGCCCCGGCCATGCTGTTATCCATCCTGCCGTTGCCCGTGTTGATCTGGCTGGCCGAGCGCAAAGGCCATCAGGCCAGCGTGGTACTGGGCTGCATCGTGCTGGCCGCCGTGGCGCTGGTTGGAATGACCCAGGTCGGGAGCACGGGCGCCATGCTGCTGGCACTTTGTCTGTACTTCTCCGGTTTCAACTTGCTGGAAGCGTCGATGCCATCGCTGGTCTCGCAGGCGGCGCAGGCAGACGCCCGGGGTGCGGCGCTGGGCATGTATTCCACGTCGCAGTTTCTGGGGGCATTCGCCGGCGGCGCGCTGGGCGGCTGGATCATGGGCGGCTGGGGGCTGGACGCGGTGCTCATCGTCGCTGGCGGGTTGCTCGCGGCCTGGCTGGTGTTTGCCCCCCGAACGCCGTGGCGGATTCCGGCCGCTGCCTCCGGACGCACTGGCTAG
- the miaB gene encoding tRNA (N6-isopentenyl adenosine(37)-C2)-methylthiotransferase MiaB produces the protein MPRGKLYIKTFGCQMNSYDSDKMADVLARSHQLDRTHNPDEADVLLLNTCSVREKAQEKVFSELGRLRPLKDRNPGLLIGVGGCVASQEGDAIADRAPYVDLVFGPQTVHRLPEMVDQARAKRRTVVDISFPEIEKFDNLPEPRAEGPTAFVSVMEGCSKYCTFCVVPYTRGEEISRPLDDVLTEVAQLAEQGVREITFLGQNVNAYRGAMADGATADLALLIHYTAEMPGIQRIRFTTSHPAEFTDDLIAAYAEVPKLAGYLHLPVQAGSDRILAMMKRGHTAAEYLDKVRRLREARPDIALSTDIIVGFPTESDSDFAATMNVIHEAGFDHAFSFNYSPRPGTPAANLADTVPADEKSKRLQILQNRVRQQGMAYAEALVGTTQQVLVERASVKSPNQMAGRAGNNRWVNFDGDAALIGRMVDVVITEALPNSLRGRMVSHSVAA, from the coding sequence ATGCCGCGCGGCAAGCTATACATCAAGACCTTTGGCTGTCAGATGAACAGCTATGACTCGGACAAAATGGCCGATGTCCTGGCCCGTTCACATCAGCTGGACCGCACTCACAATCCCGACGAGGCCGATGTGTTGCTGCTCAACACCTGTTCGGTGCGTGAGAAGGCCCAGGAGAAAGTGTTCTCCGAGTTGGGCCGCCTGCGGCCGCTCAAGGATCGCAATCCGGGGTTGCTGATCGGCGTGGGTGGCTGTGTGGCGTCCCAGGAAGGCGACGCCATCGCGGACCGTGCGCCTTATGTGGATCTGGTGTTCGGCCCGCAGACGGTGCACCGCCTGCCCGAGATGGTCGACCAGGCGCGTGCCAAGCGCCGCACGGTGGTGGACATCTCCTTCCCCGAGATCGAAAAATTCGACAACCTGCCCGAGCCGCGTGCGGAAGGGCCGACGGCCTTCGTGTCGGTGATGGAAGGCTGCAGCAAGTACTGCACCTTCTGCGTCGTGCCCTACACCCGCGGCGAGGAGATCAGTCGTCCGCTGGACGACGTGCTCACCGAGGTGGCCCAGCTGGCCGAGCAGGGCGTGCGGGAAATTACCTTCCTGGGCCAGAACGTCAATGCCTATCGCGGGGCGATGGCCGATGGCGCAACCGCCGACCTGGCATTGCTCATCCACTACACGGCTGAGATGCCCGGCATCCAACGGATTCGGTTTACGACGTCGCATCCAGCCGAGTTCACGGATGATCTGATTGCCGCCTATGCGGAGGTGCCCAAGCTGGCCGGCTACCTGCACTTGCCGGTGCAGGCCGGCTCGGATCGCATCTTGGCGATGATGAAGCGCGGTCATACCGCCGCCGAATACCTGGACAAGGTGCGCCGCCTACGCGAAGCGCGACCGGATATCGCACTGTCCACGGACATTATCGTGGGCTTTCCGACCGAATCGGACTCGGATTTCGCCGCGACCATGAACGTGATCCACGAGGCGGGCTTCGACCACGCCTTCTCGTTCAACTACAGCCCGCGCCCTGGCACGCCGGCGGCCAATCTGGCCGATACGGTGCCGGCTGACGAGAAGTCCAAGCGCCTGCAGATTCTGCAGAACCGGGTGCGCCAGCAGGGCATGGCCTATGCCGAGGCGTTGGTCGGGACCACCCAGCAGGTGCTGGTCGAGCGTGCGTCGGTGAAATCGCCGAACCAGATGGCGGGACGTGCCGGCAACAATCGCTGGGTGAACTTCGATGGCGATGCGGCTCTGATCGGCCGGATGGTGGATGTCGTGATTACCGAGGCGCTGCCGAACTCATTGCGTGGTCGCATGGTCAGTCATTCCGTCGCCGCCTGA